One Brassica oleracea var. oleracea cultivar TO1000 chromosome C7, BOL, whole genome shotgun sequence genomic window carries:
- the LOC106301261 gene encoding probable serine protease EDA2: MTTAIGYALLTTFTVLLSYTSLSHGLLQPRRISHGLSASGKYLTRDELWFNQTLDHFSPYDHRKFGQRYYEYLDHLRVSDGPIFLMICGEGPCNGIPNDYLSVLAKKFEAGVVSLEHRYYGKSSPFNSLATENLKYLSSKQALSDLAAFREYYQDSLNVKLNRSGKVDNPWFFFGASYSGALSAWFRLKFPHLTCGSLASSAVVRAVYEYFEYDQQIGESVGPECKPVLQEINKLVELGLKVNNKAMKALFNATELDVDADFLYLIADAQVVAVQYGNPDKLCVPLVEAKKNGSDLVEAYAKYVREYCVEVFGLSSKTYSRKHLLDTRITPESADRLWWFQTCTEVAYFQVAPANDSIRSHQINTEYHLDLCKSLFGKGVYPEVDATNLYYGGDKIAATKIVFTNGSQDPWRHASKQTSSPDLPSYIVNCHNCGHGSDLRGCPQSPMIIEGDSKNCSSPDAVNKVRQHIIEHIDLWLSECRGVLRSSM; this comes from the exons ATGACGACGGCGATCGGCTATGCTTTACTCACGACATTCACTGTGCTGTTGTCGTATACGAGCTTGTCCCATGGATTACTACAGCCTCGTAGGATATCTCATGGTTTGTCCGCAAGCGGCAAGTACTTGACGAGAGATGAGCTCTGGTTCAATCAAACCCTCGACCACTTCTCTCCCTAT GACCATCGCAAATTCGGACAGAGATACTATGAATATCTAGACCATTTACGAGTTTCGGATGGACCTATCTTTCTGATGATCTGCGGTGAAGGTCCTTGCAATGGGATCCCAAATGACTACTTAAGT GTGTTGGCGAAGAAGTTTGAAGCAGGCGTTGTTTCACTTGAGCATCGTTACTACGGAAAGAGCTCACCTTTTAACTCATTAGCCACTGAGAATCTTAAGTATCTTTCTTCTAAACAGGCTCTTTCCGATTTAGCTGCTTTCCGTGAATATTACCAG GACTCTTTGAATGTTAAGCTAAATAGAAGTGGCAAAGTTGATAATCCTTGGTTCTTCTTCGGGGCGTCTTACTCTGGAGCATTGAGTGCTTGGTTCCGCCTAAAATTCCCTCATCTAACATGTGGAAGCCTCGCTAGCTCCGCAGTTGTTCGTGCTGTCTACGAATACTTTGAATATGATCAACAG ATAGGTGAGTCAGTTGGACCGGAATGCAAACCTGTATTACAGGAGATTAACAAACTCGTGGAGCTAGGGCTTAAAGTAAACAATAAGGCTATGAAAGCTCTCTTCAATGCCACCGAG CTTGATGTTGATGCTGATTTCTTGTACTTGATAGCGGATGCACAAGTTGTTGCA GTTCAATATGGAAATCCAGATAAACTATGTGTCCCTCTCGTTGAAGCTAAAAAGAACGGCAGTGATTTAGTG GAAGCATATGCTAAGTATGTTAGGGAGTACTGTGTAGAAGTTTTTGGGTTAAGCTCTAAAACATATAGCAGGAAACATCTGCTAGACACTAGGATCACCCCAGAGAGTGCAGATCGGCTTTGGTGGTTCCAAACTTGCACTGAAGTTGCGTACTTCCAGGTGGCTCCTGCGAACGATAGCATCCGCTCTCACCAAATCAATACAGA GTATCATTTGGACCTGTGCAAGAGTCTGTTTGGGAAAGGTGTTTACCCTGAAGTGGATGCAACGAACCTGTACTATGGTGGTGATAAAATTGCAGCTACTAAAATCGTATTCACTAATGGGTCACAAGATCCATGGCGTCATGCGTCCAAACAGACCTCATCTCCTGACT TGCCTTCTTACATTGTGAATTGTCACAACTGTGGTCATGGAAGTGACCTTCGTGGATGTCCTCAGTCTCCAATGATCATTGAAG GTGATTCCAAGAACTGCAGTTCACCAGATGCGGTGAACAAAGTGAGGCAACATATAATAGAACACATCGACTTGTGGCTCTCTGAGTGTCGTGGAGTGCTTAGGAGTTCCATGTAG
- the LOC106305855 gene encoding disease resistance-like protein CSA1 isoform X1, producing MVASSSVQSPPQHQVFINFRGKQLRNGFVSHLEKALRKDGINVFIDRDETKGKDLSILFSRIEGSRVALAIFSALYTESSWCLNELEKIKECVDLGKLVVIPIFYKVETDDVKNLKGVFGDKFWELAKTCKGEKLDKWREALEDVPKKLGFTLSEASDEGEYINKIVGEVIKVLSHVSTGLEGEVPIEYPSAAGQGGEAAALDSPPLFGIETRLRQLEDKLDFQCENTLTIGVVGMPGIGKTTLTRMLYEKWQHKFLRCVFLHDVRKMWKDCMLNRNILMAELLRDDDNVNQQVADLSPESLKALLLSKKSLVVLDNVSDKKQIEVLLGECDWIKKGSLIFITTSDRSVIEGKVDDTYEVLRLSGSDSFQYFTYFAFGGNHSTTPWGNFMNLSRLFADYAKGNPLALKILGAELNEKDETHWEDKLCKLAENPNKTIQNVLQISYNELGQLQKDVFLDVACFFRSGDEYYVRCLVDSCATDALRDLASKFFINISGGRVEMHDLLYTFGKELGAQGSRRLWNHKGVVGALKKRAQGAESVRGIFLDMSELKKKLPLEKCTFSGMHNLRYLKFYNSCCYRECEADCKLNFPEGLEFTLDEVRYLYWLKFPLKKLPKDFNPKNLTDLNLPYSEIEEVWEGVKDTPKLRWIDLSHSIKLSKLSGLRNAENLQRLSLEGCTSLQELPQEMKRMKRLAFLNMRGCTSLRFLPHMNLISLKTLTLTNCSSLEKFRVISDYLETLYLDGTAITQLPANMVKLQRLIVLNLKDCKMLADVPECLGKLKALQKLVLSGCSKLKTFPISIENMKCLQILLLDRTAITDMPNILHSSYSSKMEDLRELRVGMNGLSSSLRRLCLSRNDTISSLLIGFGQLYNLKWLDLEYCKNLTSIALLPPNLEMLDAHGCSKLKTVATPMSLLKLMEQVHSKFIFTNCNNLEQVAKDSITSYAQRKIQLDARCYKEGNVSEALLTTSFPGSEVPSWFNHRTIGSTLKLKFPPHWCDNRLSTIVVCAVVAFPYNQEEMNRFSLQCTCEFRNELGTCIRFSCTLGGGWIEPRKIDSDHVFIGYISCSHLTDRVQGSREHHKCIPTVASIEFEVRDGEGEIVNCGLSLVYEEPNHVVIEGSCNRSSTRGCWVGECKVSFGVRLLFIVLRYLWPAVVFFLVYGFFHINKLYF from the exons ATGGTGGCTTCCTCCTCCGTACAATCACCGCCGCAGCATCAAGTCTTCATAAATTTCCGAGGGAAACAGCTGCGGAACGGTTTCGTCAGCCACCTGGAGAAGGCCTTGAGAAAAGATGGAATCAACGTCTTTATCGACAGAGACGAAACTAAAGGTAAAGATCTCAGCATCCTCTTTTCCAGAATCGAAGGGTCGAGAGTCGCGCTGGCTATCTTCTCAGCGCTCTACACGGAGTCCAGCTGGTGCTTAAACGAGCTGGAGAAGATCAAGGAGTGCGTTGACTTGGGGAAGCTAGTGGTCATCCCCATCTTCTACAAGGTGGAGACAGACGATGTGAAGAATCTCAAGGGAGTGTTTGGTGACAAGTTTTGGGAGTTGGCTAAGACTTGTAAAGGTGAAAAGCTTGATAAGTGGAGAGAAGCTTTAGAGGATGTCCCCAAAAAGCTAGGCTTCACTTTAAGCGAAGCGAG CGATGAAGGTGAATACATCAATAAAATTGTAGGGGAAGTGATCAAAGTGCTCTCTCATGTTTCGACGGGTCTTGAAGGAGAAGTCCCCATTGAGTATCCTTCTGCTGCAGGACAAGGAGGAGAAGCTGCTGCTCTTGACTCGCCTCCTCTGTTTGGCATTGAAACGCGTCTTAGGCAATTGGAAGACAAGTTAGATTTCCAGTGCGAGAACACTCTTACGATCGGTGTTGTCGGGATGCCTGGTATTGGTAAGACTACCTTGACGAGGATGCTGTATGAAAAGTGGCAACACAAGTTCCTGCGCTGTGTTTTTCTTCATGACGTCCGTAAAATGTGGAAAGACTGCATGCTGAATCGGAACATTCTCATGGCAGAGTTGTTGAGGGATGATGATAACGTGAACCAACAAGTCGCTGACCTGTCGCCCGAATCCCTCAAGGCACTCTTACTCAGTAAGAAATCTCTTGTTGTTCTTGATAACGTAAGTGACAAGAAACAGATTGAGGTTCTTCTTGGCGAATGCGACTGGATCAAGAAAGGTAGCTTAATTTTCATCACAACGAGTGACAGGTCGGTGATCGAAGGGAAAGTTGATGACACATATGAGGTTCTGAGGTTGAGTGGCAGTGACAGCTTTCAGTACTTCACCTATTTTGCCTTTGGTGGAAACCACTCTACTACTCCCTGGGGAAACTTCATGAACCTTTCTAGATTGTTTGCGGATTATGCCAAAGGCAACCCGTTAGCTCTCAAGATATTGGGTGCTGAGCTTAATGAAAAAGATGAGACTCACTGGGAAGATAAACTTTGCAAGCTGGCAGAAAATCCCAACAAGACTATACAAAATGTCTTGCAGATAAGCTACAATGAACTGGGTCAGCTTCAAAAAGATGTCTTTCTCGATGTCGCTTGTTTCTTTAGATCAGGGGATGAGTATTACGTGAGGTGTTTAGTAGATTCTTGTGCCACTGATGCTTTGAGGGATCTTGCCAGTAAATTTTTTATAAACATTTCTGGCGGCCGAGTGGAGATGCATGATTTACTGTATACATTTGGCAAGGAACTTGGTGCACAAGGGTCGCGTAGGCTGTGGAACCATAAAGGCGTTGTTGGTGCACTGAAGAAAAGAGCA CAGGGAGCGGAGAGTGTGCGAGGTATTTTTCTAGACATGTCTGAACTGAAGAAAAAACTTCCTTTGGAAAAATGTACCTTCAGCGGGATGCATAACCTTAGGTACCTCAAATTCTACAACTCTTGTTGCTACCGGGAATGCGAAGCTGACTGCAAGCTAAACTTCCCTGAGGGACTTGAGTTTACGTTGGATGAAGTACGGTATCTCTATTGGCTGAAATTCCCTTTGAAGAAACTTCCAAAAGACTTCAACCCCAAGAATCTTACCGACCTTAACCTGCCTTACAGCGAGATTGAAGAGGTCTGGGAAGGTGTTAAG GATACACCCAAGTTAAGGTGGATTGATCTTAGCCACTCAATCAAGTTAAGCAAGTTGTCGGGGTTGCGAAATGCTGAAAATCTCCAAAGACTGAGTCTTGAAGGCTGCACAAGTTTGCAGGAGTTGCCCCAGGAGATGAAACGTATGAAACGTCTTGCTTTCCTCAACATGAGAGGATGCACGAGTCTCCGGTTTCTTCCACATATGAATCTCATCTCTCTGAAAACTCTCACCCTCACCAACTGCTCAAGTCTTGAGAAATTCCGGGTAATTTCGGATTATCTGGAAACTCTCTACTTAGATGGAACCGCCATAACTCAACTTCCTGCTAATATGGTGAAGCTCCAGAGACTAATTGTATTGAACTTGAAAGACTGCAAAATGTTGGCGGATGTTCCAGAATGCCTGGGGAAGCTGAAAGCGCTGCAAAAACTGGTGCTATCTGGCTGTTCAAAGCTCAAAACATTTCCAATTTCCATTGAAAACATGAAATGCTTGCAGATCTTATTGCTCGATAGGACAGCAATTACAGACATGCCGAATATATTGCATTCATCATATAGCTCAAAAATGGAAGATCTGCGCGAGTTAAGAGTTGGTATGAACGGCCTATCCTCCTCATTGCGTCGTCTATGCTTAAGCAGGAACGATACGATCAGCAGCCTGCTAATCGGCTTCGGTCAGCTATATAATCTGAAATGGCTTGACTTAGAGTACTGCAAGAATCTCACATCAATTGCATTGCTTCCACCAAATCTAGAGATGTTAGATGCACATGGCTGCAGCAAACTGAAAACAGTTGCAACACCCATGTCCCTTCTTAAGCTTATGGAGCAGGTTCACTCTAAGTTCATTTTCACCAACTGCAACAATCTTGAACAAGTTGCAAAGGATAGCATCACTTCATATGCTCAAAGGAAAATCCAGCTAGATGCTAGATGCTATAAAGAG GGAAATGTTTCAGAAGCTTTGCTCACCACTTCCTTTCCAGGGAGCGAAGTACCTTCATGGTTTAACCATCGCACAATCGGATCCACGTTAAAGCTGAAGTTTCCGCCACATTGGTGTGACAACAGGCTTTCAACAATAGTTGTATGCGCTGTTGTTGCATTCCCTTACAATCAAGAAGAAATGAACCGTTTCTCATTACAGTGCACTTGTGAGTTCAGAAACGAACTCGGGACATGTATACGTTTTAGCTGCACTCTTGGTGGAGGTTGGATCGAACCGCGCAAGATTGATTCCGACCATGTATTTATCGGTTACATCAGTTGCTCACACCTAACAGATCGTGTACAAGGGTCGCGGGAACATCATAAATGTATCCCTACGGTGGCTTCAATTGAATTCGAAGTGAGAGATGGAGAAGGTGAGATTGTAAATTGTGGTTTAAGTTTGGTGTACGAGGAACCAAACCATGTCGTTATTGAAGGAAGCTGTAACAGATCTTCAACAAGAGGTTGTTGGGTTGGAGAGTGTAAAGTGAGCTTTGGTGTTCGGCTTTTGTTTATCGTTTTGAGGTATCTGTGGCCAGCTGTTGTGTTCTTTTTGGTTTATGGGTTTTTTCACATAAACAAGTTGTATTTTTGA
- the LOC106305855 gene encoding disease resistance-like protein CSA1 isoform X2, with translation MVASSSVQSPPQHQVFINFRGKQLRNGFVSHLEKALRKDGINVFIDRDETKGKDLSILFSRIEGSRVALAIFSALYTESSWCLNELEKIKECVDLGKLVVIPIFYKVETDDVKNLKGVFGDKFWELAKTCKGEKLDKWREALEDVPKKLGFTLSEASDEGEYINKIVGEVIKVLSHVSTGLEGEVPIEYPSAAGQGGEAAALDSPPLFGIETRLRQLEDKLDFQCENTLTIGVVGMPGIGKTTLTRMLYEKWQHKFLRCVFLHDVRKMWKDCMLNRNILMAELLRDDDNVNQQVADLSPESLKALLLSKKSLVVLDNVSDKKQIEVLLGECDWIKKGSLIFITTSDRSVIEGKVDDTYEVLRLSGSDSFQYFTYFAFGGNHSTTPWGNFMNLSRLFADYAKGNPLALKILGAELNEKDETHWEDKLCKLAENPNKTIQNVLQISYNELGQLQKDVFLDVACFFRSGDEYYVRCLVDSCATDALRDLASKFFINISGGRVEMHDLLYTFGKELGAQGSRRLWNHKGVVGALKKRAGAESVRGIFLDMSELKKKLPLEKCTFSGMHNLRYLKFYNSCCYRECEADCKLNFPEGLEFTLDEVRYLYWLKFPLKKLPKDFNPKNLTDLNLPYSEIEEVWEGVKDTPKLRWIDLSHSIKLSKLSGLRNAENLQRLSLEGCTSLQELPQEMKRMKRLAFLNMRGCTSLRFLPHMNLISLKTLTLTNCSSLEKFRVISDYLETLYLDGTAITQLPANMVKLQRLIVLNLKDCKMLADVPECLGKLKALQKLVLSGCSKLKTFPISIENMKCLQILLLDRTAITDMPNILHSSYSSKMEDLRELRVGMNGLSSSLRRLCLSRNDTISSLLIGFGQLYNLKWLDLEYCKNLTSIALLPPNLEMLDAHGCSKLKTVATPMSLLKLMEQVHSKFIFTNCNNLEQVAKDSITSYAQRKIQLDARCYKEGNVSEALLTTSFPGSEVPSWFNHRTIGSTLKLKFPPHWCDNRLSTIVVCAVVAFPYNQEEMNRFSLQCTCEFRNELGTCIRFSCTLGGGWIEPRKIDSDHVFIGYISCSHLTDRVQGSREHHKCIPTVASIEFEVRDGEGEIVNCGLSLVYEEPNHVVIEGSCNRSSTRGCWVGECKVSFGVRLLFIVLRYLWPAVVFFLVYGFFHINKLYF, from the exons ATGGTGGCTTCCTCCTCCGTACAATCACCGCCGCAGCATCAAGTCTTCATAAATTTCCGAGGGAAACAGCTGCGGAACGGTTTCGTCAGCCACCTGGAGAAGGCCTTGAGAAAAGATGGAATCAACGTCTTTATCGACAGAGACGAAACTAAAGGTAAAGATCTCAGCATCCTCTTTTCCAGAATCGAAGGGTCGAGAGTCGCGCTGGCTATCTTCTCAGCGCTCTACACGGAGTCCAGCTGGTGCTTAAACGAGCTGGAGAAGATCAAGGAGTGCGTTGACTTGGGGAAGCTAGTGGTCATCCCCATCTTCTACAAGGTGGAGACAGACGATGTGAAGAATCTCAAGGGAGTGTTTGGTGACAAGTTTTGGGAGTTGGCTAAGACTTGTAAAGGTGAAAAGCTTGATAAGTGGAGAGAAGCTTTAGAGGATGTCCCCAAAAAGCTAGGCTTCACTTTAAGCGAAGCGAG CGATGAAGGTGAATACATCAATAAAATTGTAGGGGAAGTGATCAAAGTGCTCTCTCATGTTTCGACGGGTCTTGAAGGAGAAGTCCCCATTGAGTATCCTTCTGCTGCAGGACAAGGAGGAGAAGCTGCTGCTCTTGACTCGCCTCCTCTGTTTGGCATTGAAACGCGTCTTAGGCAATTGGAAGACAAGTTAGATTTCCAGTGCGAGAACACTCTTACGATCGGTGTTGTCGGGATGCCTGGTATTGGTAAGACTACCTTGACGAGGATGCTGTATGAAAAGTGGCAACACAAGTTCCTGCGCTGTGTTTTTCTTCATGACGTCCGTAAAATGTGGAAAGACTGCATGCTGAATCGGAACATTCTCATGGCAGAGTTGTTGAGGGATGATGATAACGTGAACCAACAAGTCGCTGACCTGTCGCCCGAATCCCTCAAGGCACTCTTACTCAGTAAGAAATCTCTTGTTGTTCTTGATAACGTAAGTGACAAGAAACAGATTGAGGTTCTTCTTGGCGAATGCGACTGGATCAAGAAAGGTAGCTTAATTTTCATCACAACGAGTGACAGGTCGGTGATCGAAGGGAAAGTTGATGACACATATGAGGTTCTGAGGTTGAGTGGCAGTGACAGCTTTCAGTACTTCACCTATTTTGCCTTTGGTGGAAACCACTCTACTACTCCCTGGGGAAACTTCATGAACCTTTCTAGATTGTTTGCGGATTATGCCAAAGGCAACCCGTTAGCTCTCAAGATATTGGGTGCTGAGCTTAATGAAAAAGATGAGACTCACTGGGAAGATAAACTTTGCAAGCTGGCAGAAAATCCCAACAAGACTATACAAAATGTCTTGCAGATAAGCTACAATGAACTGGGTCAGCTTCAAAAAGATGTCTTTCTCGATGTCGCTTGTTTCTTTAGATCAGGGGATGAGTATTACGTGAGGTGTTTAGTAGATTCTTGTGCCACTGATGCTTTGAGGGATCTTGCCAGTAAATTTTTTATAAACATTTCTGGCGGCCGAGTGGAGATGCATGATTTACTGTATACATTTGGCAAGGAACTTGGTGCACAAGGGTCGCGTAGGCTGTGGAACCATAAAGGCGTTGTTGGTGCACTGAAGAAAAGAGCA GGAGCGGAGAGTGTGCGAGGTATTTTTCTAGACATGTCTGAACTGAAGAAAAAACTTCCTTTGGAAAAATGTACCTTCAGCGGGATGCATAACCTTAGGTACCTCAAATTCTACAACTCTTGTTGCTACCGGGAATGCGAAGCTGACTGCAAGCTAAACTTCCCTGAGGGACTTGAGTTTACGTTGGATGAAGTACGGTATCTCTATTGGCTGAAATTCCCTTTGAAGAAACTTCCAAAAGACTTCAACCCCAAGAATCTTACCGACCTTAACCTGCCTTACAGCGAGATTGAAGAGGTCTGGGAAGGTGTTAAG GATACACCCAAGTTAAGGTGGATTGATCTTAGCCACTCAATCAAGTTAAGCAAGTTGTCGGGGTTGCGAAATGCTGAAAATCTCCAAAGACTGAGTCTTGAAGGCTGCACAAGTTTGCAGGAGTTGCCCCAGGAGATGAAACGTATGAAACGTCTTGCTTTCCTCAACATGAGAGGATGCACGAGTCTCCGGTTTCTTCCACATATGAATCTCATCTCTCTGAAAACTCTCACCCTCACCAACTGCTCAAGTCTTGAGAAATTCCGGGTAATTTCGGATTATCTGGAAACTCTCTACTTAGATGGAACCGCCATAACTCAACTTCCTGCTAATATGGTGAAGCTCCAGAGACTAATTGTATTGAACTTGAAAGACTGCAAAATGTTGGCGGATGTTCCAGAATGCCTGGGGAAGCTGAAAGCGCTGCAAAAACTGGTGCTATCTGGCTGTTCAAAGCTCAAAACATTTCCAATTTCCATTGAAAACATGAAATGCTTGCAGATCTTATTGCTCGATAGGACAGCAATTACAGACATGCCGAATATATTGCATTCATCATATAGCTCAAAAATGGAAGATCTGCGCGAGTTAAGAGTTGGTATGAACGGCCTATCCTCCTCATTGCGTCGTCTATGCTTAAGCAGGAACGATACGATCAGCAGCCTGCTAATCGGCTTCGGTCAGCTATATAATCTGAAATGGCTTGACTTAGAGTACTGCAAGAATCTCACATCAATTGCATTGCTTCCACCAAATCTAGAGATGTTAGATGCACATGGCTGCAGCAAACTGAAAACAGTTGCAACACCCATGTCCCTTCTTAAGCTTATGGAGCAGGTTCACTCTAAGTTCATTTTCACCAACTGCAACAATCTTGAACAAGTTGCAAAGGATAGCATCACTTCATATGCTCAAAGGAAAATCCAGCTAGATGCTAGATGCTATAAAGAG GGAAATGTTTCAGAAGCTTTGCTCACCACTTCCTTTCCAGGGAGCGAAGTACCTTCATGGTTTAACCATCGCACAATCGGATCCACGTTAAAGCTGAAGTTTCCGCCACATTGGTGTGACAACAGGCTTTCAACAATAGTTGTATGCGCTGTTGTTGCATTCCCTTACAATCAAGAAGAAATGAACCGTTTCTCATTACAGTGCACTTGTGAGTTCAGAAACGAACTCGGGACATGTATACGTTTTAGCTGCACTCTTGGTGGAGGTTGGATCGAACCGCGCAAGATTGATTCCGACCATGTATTTATCGGTTACATCAGTTGCTCACACCTAACAGATCGTGTACAAGGGTCGCGGGAACATCATAAATGTATCCCTACGGTGGCTTCAATTGAATTCGAAGTGAGAGATGGAGAAGGTGAGATTGTAAATTGTGGTTTAAGTTTGGTGTACGAGGAACCAAACCATGTCGTTATTGAAGGAAGCTGTAACAGATCTTCAACAAGAGGTTGTTGGGTTGGAGAGTGTAAAGTGAGCTTTGGTGTTCGGCTTTTGTTTATCGTTTTGAGGTATCTGTGGCCAGCTGTTGTGTTCTTTTTGGTTTATGGGTTTTTTCACATAAACAAGTTGTATTTTTGA
- the LOC106304104 gene encoding NAC domain-containing protein 76-like translates to MESVDQSCSVPPGFRFHPTDEELVGYYLRKKVASQKIDLDVIRDIDLYRIEPWDLQERCRIGYEERNEWYFFSHKDKKYPTGTRTNRATMAGFWKATGRDKAVYEKSKLMGMRKTLVFYKGRAPNGQKTDWIMHEYRLESDENAPPQEEGWVVCRAFKKKPTTGQARNTETWRSGYFYDQLPSGVGSSMEPLNYVSKQKQNIFAQDFMFKQELGGSDIGLNFIDCDQFIQLPQLESPSFPLMKRPVSSTSITSLEKNHNKYKKPLTEDDENFDELIKSKDKKKKASVMTTDWRALDKFVASQLMSQEDGVPDFGAHQEDDTNKTGQCNNEESNNNGIEMPSSSLLSDREEENRFISGFLCTNLDYDLI, encoded by the exons ATGGAATCAGTGGATCAGTCATGTAGTGTTCCTCCGGGATTCAGGTTCCATCCAACAGATGAAGAGCTCGTTGGTTACTATTTGAGAAAGAAAGTGGCATCACAAAAGATCGATCTTGATGTCATTAGAGATATTGATCTCTATAGAATCGAACCATGGGATTTACAAG AAAGATGCCGAATCGGATATGAGGAACGAAATGAATGGTATTTCTTCAGCCACAAAGATAAGAAATATCCAACAGGAACAAGGACAAACAGAGCGACCATGGCTGGTTTTTGGAAGGCCACAGGTCGAGACAAGGCTGTCTATGAGAAGTCAAAATTGATGGGTATGAGGAAAACACTTGTATTCTACAAAGGAAGAGCCCCTAATGGCCAAAAAACTGATTGGATCATGCATGAATACCGGCTAGAGTCAGATGAGAATGCGCCTCCTCAG GAAGAAGGGTGGGTCGTTTGTAGAGCTTTCAAGAAAAAACCAACGACCGGGCAAGCCAGGAACACGGAAACTTGGAGATCAGGTTACTTTTACGACCAATTACCGAGCGGAGTTGGCTCGAGTATGGAGCCTCTCAATTACGTATCCAAGCAGAAACAAAACATTTTTGCACAAGATTTTATGTTCAAGCAAGAACTAGGAGGGTCAGATATCGGTTTAAACTTCATTGACTGTGATCAATTCATTCAACTTCCGCAGCTAGAAAGCCCTTCATTTCCTCTTATGAAGAGGCCAGTGAGCTCAACGTCGATAACATCACTGGAGAAGAATCATAATAAATACAAAAAACCACTAACAGAAGACGATGAGAATTTCGACGAGCTAATAAAAAGTAAAGATAAGAAGAAGAAAGCATCAGTGATGACAACGGATTGGAGAGCACTCGATAAATTTGTTGCTTCTCAACTTATGAGCCAAGAAGATGGAGTTCCAGATTTCGGAGCTCATCAAGAAGACGACACCAACAAAACTGGTCAATGCAATAACGAAGAAAGCAATAACAATGGTATAGAGATGCCTTCATCGTCGTTATTGAGTGATAGAGAAGAAGAGAACAGGTTCATCAGTGGGTTCTTGTGTACGAATTTGGACTATGACTTAATATAG